The following proteins come from a genomic window of Crassostrea angulata isolate pt1a10 chromosome 1, ASM2561291v2, whole genome shotgun sequence:
- the LOC128182862 gene encoding uncharacterized protein LOC128182862 isoform X2, protein MKWITLICVINCLQYLAGSPPSAPGGVRVVYREASFIVTWDVPRRTYGTVTNYVVPVTILPEANQTVYRSQIPMLVLDAGSEIGKMFYLTVSAENKDGLSKPSRPFYIRSPCGEALTMTPGSTITLTSPGYPDPVDRGVICQWGLNTTDTYLIQYRFVLIDFNGDSKTGGQSCDDAFLSLSDDQRPTVKICGNRSEHDIQRGPVNKFSFSSGIRSRIRKFKVMISAKVKPPGPPTDIKMTSTRTSISMTWSPPIGRYEPLTSYTLRYRLSNYKREIVLSPRTPWFSINTLNFKGQLLVFNIYGNISDTKGQESKEQYFRAPCGEHLRLPGSRELQISSPGYPRPYTPGISCTWVVDNPQQDNLTVTVVHMDIESSLSCSSDYLSISIGGSSRRCGKILRPISLTTVEKSVKISFLSDYKNQGNGFLIEVKTAGEERTSSPQTHLTQWTGVTSAAPLGVPTTEAPWSLSYPEIIGSSIEHAVHNVSIHLEFIKRRRYRKKSISNNINIISTLHDKLYTVFKHPSGILQDLALRIIEADPLFVSLVLIYSVPKLLIQMKTDDDFRLIKFINDTAINELSKDTLTFGEWTLNCNKLSQFRTMKAFYAQEITSPCTLVVGVCGKNSSCATDTTTKFGITCVKSNSTDTASVQSTVKSNSTDTASVQSTVKSNSTDTASVQSTVKSNSTDTASVQSTVKSNSTDTASVQSTVKSNSTDTASVQSTVKSNSTDTASVQSTVKSNSTDTASVQSTGRTDGLTPVIVGGSASAVVLLLMIVVLVICRGCPRRSLPVTQHRPFNDILLQSRYIGDKNVQFTAFSSRDVKTNRKRKKAISVSLPTKSIKSPYLNGLIVEKLQQLDFIEDKKTLKQRLRIKYRSRRSNSL, encoded by the exons ATGAAATGGATCACTTTGATATGTGTTATCAATTGCCTTCAATATTTAG CCGGCTCCCCTCCATCAGCCCCTGGTGGTGTCCGCGTGGTGTACAGGGAAGCCTCCTTCATTGTGACATGGGACGTACCCCGCCGGACGTACGGGACGGTCACTAATTACGTGGTTCCGGTCACCATCCTCCCCGAGGCTAACCAAACAGTGTACAGGTCACAGATACCCATGCTCGTCCTTG aTGCAGGATCCGAAATAGGGAAGATGTTCTATCTCACTGTTTCCGCTGAAAATAAAGACGGCCTCAGCAAGCCGTCACGGCCATTCTACATCCGGTCAC CGTGTGGGGAGGCACTCACCATGACACCTGGATCGACGATAACGTTGACCTCGCCCGGCTACCCGGACCCAGTCGACAGAGGGGTCATCTGTCAGTGGGGTCTCAACACAACCGACACCTATCTCATTCAGTACCGCTTTGTCCTCATTGACTTCAATGGGGACTCCAAGACAGGGGGACAGTCGTGTGACGACGCCTTCCTTTCTCTGTCAGACGATCAGAGACCGACCGTCAAAATCTGCGGGAACAGATCAGAGCACGATATCCAACGGGGTCCGGTCAATAAGTTTTCATTCTCCAGTGGAATCCGAAGCAGAATTAGAAAATTCAAAGTAATGATTTCAGCAAAAG TGAAACCTCCTGGCCCACCAACGGATATCAAAATGACGTCAACTAGAACTAGTATATCAATGACGTGGTCCCCTCCGATTGGACGTTACGAACCTTTGACCTCCTATACTCTACGTTATAGATTGTCAAACTACAAAAGGGAAATTGTGCTCTCTCCTCGCACTCCTTGGTTCAGCATTAATACTCTAAATTTCAAAGGACAGCTTctggtttttaatatttacGGAAATATCAGTGATACAAAGGGGCAAGAGAGCAAAGAACAATACTTCAGAGCTC CATGTGGTGAACATTTACGTTTACCTGGGTCGAGAGAGCTACAGATAAGTTCTCCTGGATACCCACGTCCCTACACCCCCGGGATAAGCTGTACTTGGGTAGTGGACAACCCCCAACAGGACAACCTGACAGTTACAGTGGTACACATGGATATAGAAAGCAGTTTGTCCTGTAGTAGTGACTATTTATCTATATCCATCGGAGGGAGTTCCAGAAGATGTGGAAAAATACTGAGACCCATAAGTTTAACAACTGTAGAAAAATCTGTGAAAATTTCGTTTCTCTCGGATTATAAAAATCAGGGAAATGGATTTTTGATTGAAGTAAAAACGGCAG GTGAAGAGAGAACTTCATCGCCACAGACTCATCTAACGCAGTGGACGGGCGTCACCTCAGCGGCTCCCCTTGGCG TGCCAACAACAGAGGCGCCCTGGTCACTGTCTTATCCTGAGATTATTGGAAGTAGTATAG AACACGCTGTGCATAATGTTTCTATTCATCTTGAGTTTATTAAAAGAAGGCGATATCGCAAGAAATcgatatcaaataatatcaacATTATATCAACACTACACGACAAG TTGTATACTGTCTTCAAACATCCCTCGGGTATACTTCAGGATTTAGCACTACGAATCATAGAAGC GGACCCGCTGTTTGTGTCACTCGTTCTGATATACAGTGTACCGAAGCTGTTGATACAAATGAAAACCGACGACGATTTTCGACTCATCAAATTTATCAACGACACCGCCATCAATGAACTGTCGAAAGACACTCTAACTTTTGGTGAATGGACACTGAATTGCAATAAATTATCCCAATTTCGAACTATGAAAGCGTTTT ATGCTCAAGAAATTACCTCCCCTTGTACGCTAGTTGTCGGAGTTTGCGGCAAAAATTCTTCTTGTGCCACAGATACAACCACGAAATTTGGCATTACGTGTGTCAAATCAAACTCCACCGACACAGCCTCAGTGCAGTCAACGGTCAAATCAAACTCCACCGACACAGCCTCAGTGCAGTCAACAGTCAAATCAAACTCCACCGACACAGCCTCAGTGCAGTCAACGGTCAAATCAAACTCCACCGACACAGCCTCAGTGCAGTCAACAGTCAAATCAAACTCCACCGACACAGCCTCAGTGCAGTCAACGGTCAAATCAAACTCCACCGACACAGCCTCAGTGCAGTCAACAGTCAAATCAAACTCCACCGACACAGCCTCAGTGCAGTCAACGGTCAAATCAAACTCCACCGACACAGCCTCAGTGCAGTCAACAGGCAG GACAGACGGCCTGACTCCGGTGATAGTTGGAGGCTCTGCTTCAGCTGTTGTTCTCCTCCTGATGATCGTCGTCCTTGTCATCTGCCGTGGGTGTCCAAGACGATCTCTCCCTGTGACT CAACATCGGCCGTTCAATGACATTCTGCTACAGAGTCGGTACATCGGTGACAAGAACGTACAGTTCACGGCTTTCTCGTCCAGAGATGTGAAAACCAACAGGAAGCGGAAGAAGGCCATAAGCGTGTCACTTCCGACGAAATCAATCAAGTCCCCGTATTTG AATGGATTAATAGTAGAAAAATTGCAGCAGTTGGATTTCATTGAAGAcaagaaaacattaaaacagaGACTCCGGATCAAGTATCGGTCACGACGTAGTAACTCTCTGTAA
- the LOC128182862 gene encoding serine-rich adhesin for platelets-like isoform X1 — MKWITLICVINCLQYLAGSPPSAPGGVRVVYREASFIVTWDVPRRTYGTVTNYVVPVTILPEANQTVYRSQIPMLVLDAGSEIGKMFYLTVSAENKDGLSKPSRPFYIRSPCGEALTMTPGSTITLTSPGYPDPVDRGVICQWGLNTTDTYLIQYRFVLIDFNGDSKTGGQSCDDAFLSLSDDQRPTVKICGNRSEHDIQRGPVNKFSFSSGIRSRIRKFKVMISAKVKPPGPPTDIKMTSTRTSISMTWSPPIGRYEPLTSYTLRYRLSNYKREIVLSPRTPWFSINTLNFKGQLLVFNIYGNISDTKGQESKEQYFRAPCGEHLRLPGSRELQISSPGYPRPYTPGISCTWVVDNPQQDNLTVTVVHMDIESSLSCSSDYLSISIGGSSRRCGKILRPISLTTVEKSVKISFLSDYKNQGNGFLIEVKTAGEERTSSPQTHLTQWTGVTSAAPLGGTDTKSVSSGIDRLTIKTTANERLTTETNERPTTDNVQSFIHASTTESRPSVATTIQSTQITGEPLHSLDASEMTTTFTQQSQNHTPLKGSSSNIYSQSLPSQAHVSVLSSTSTTLEPFWKSSASYIPKATVAKSLPLSSSLSSLSTTSTSSSSSSSMSLSKSTISGQLSHTSRTPSNTHTQLSTALSATLNSSIVLSSISSLTSSSLSSTSSSLSSIYSFEQTQPVPTTEAPWSLSYPEIIGSSIEHAVHNVSIHLEFIKRRRYRKKSISNNINIISTLHDKLYTVFKHPSGILQDLALRIIEADPLFVSLVLIYSVPKLLIQMKTDDDFRLIKFINDTAINELSKDTLTFGEWTLNCNKLSQFRTMKAFYAQEITSPCTLVVGVCGKNSSCATDTTTKFGITCVKSNSTDTASVQSTVKSNSTDTASVQSTVKSNSTDTASVQSTVKSNSTDTASVQSTVKSNSTDTASVQSTVKSNSTDTASVQSTVKSNSTDTASVQSTVKSNSTDTASVQSTGRTDGLTPVIVGGSASAVVLLLMIVVLVICRGCPRRSLPVTQHRPFNDILLQSRYIGDKNVQFTAFSSRDVKTNRKRKKAISVSLPTKSIKSPYLNGLIVEKLQQLDFIEDKKTLKQRLRIKYRSRRSNSL, encoded by the exons ATGAAATGGATCACTTTGATATGTGTTATCAATTGCCTTCAATATTTAG CCGGCTCCCCTCCATCAGCCCCTGGTGGTGTCCGCGTGGTGTACAGGGAAGCCTCCTTCATTGTGACATGGGACGTACCCCGCCGGACGTACGGGACGGTCACTAATTACGTGGTTCCGGTCACCATCCTCCCCGAGGCTAACCAAACAGTGTACAGGTCACAGATACCCATGCTCGTCCTTG aTGCAGGATCCGAAATAGGGAAGATGTTCTATCTCACTGTTTCCGCTGAAAATAAAGACGGCCTCAGCAAGCCGTCACGGCCATTCTACATCCGGTCAC CGTGTGGGGAGGCACTCACCATGACACCTGGATCGACGATAACGTTGACCTCGCCCGGCTACCCGGACCCAGTCGACAGAGGGGTCATCTGTCAGTGGGGTCTCAACACAACCGACACCTATCTCATTCAGTACCGCTTTGTCCTCATTGACTTCAATGGGGACTCCAAGACAGGGGGACAGTCGTGTGACGACGCCTTCCTTTCTCTGTCAGACGATCAGAGACCGACCGTCAAAATCTGCGGGAACAGATCAGAGCACGATATCCAACGGGGTCCGGTCAATAAGTTTTCATTCTCCAGTGGAATCCGAAGCAGAATTAGAAAATTCAAAGTAATGATTTCAGCAAAAG TGAAACCTCCTGGCCCACCAACGGATATCAAAATGACGTCAACTAGAACTAGTATATCAATGACGTGGTCCCCTCCGATTGGACGTTACGAACCTTTGACCTCCTATACTCTACGTTATAGATTGTCAAACTACAAAAGGGAAATTGTGCTCTCTCCTCGCACTCCTTGGTTCAGCATTAATACTCTAAATTTCAAAGGACAGCTTctggtttttaatatttacGGAAATATCAGTGATACAAAGGGGCAAGAGAGCAAAGAACAATACTTCAGAGCTC CATGTGGTGAACATTTACGTTTACCTGGGTCGAGAGAGCTACAGATAAGTTCTCCTGGATACCCACGTCCCTACACCCCCGGGATAAGCTGTACTTGGGTAGTGGACAACCCCCAACAGGACAACCTGACAGTTACAGTGGTACACATGGATATAGAAAGCAGTTTGTCCTGTAGTAGTGACTATTTATCTATATCCATCGGAGGGAGTTCCAGAAGATGTGGAAAAATACTGAGACCCATAAGTTTAACAACTGTAGAAAAATCTGTGAAAATTTCGTTTCTCTCGGATTATAAAAATCAGGGAAATGGATTTTTGATTGAAGTAAAAACGGCAG GTGAAGAGAGAACTTCATCGCCACAGACTCATCTAACGCAGTGGACGGGCGTCACCTCAGCGGCTCCCCTTGGCGGTACAGACACAAAGAGTGTATCTTCTGGAATTGACCGACTCACGATTAAAACGACAGCCAATGAGCGACTGACGACTGAAACCAATGAGCGACCGACGACTGACAATGTTCAATCGTTTATACATGCTTCTACGACTGAATCTCGTCCATCAGTGGCCACTACAATACAATCTACTCAGATTACCGGTGAACCCTTACATTCATTAGATGCTTCCGAGATGACGACCACATTTACTCAGCAGTCACAAAATCATACCCCATTAAAAGGCAGCAGCTCAAATATTTATTCACAATCTTTGCCCTCTCAAGCTCACGTTTCAGTTTTGTCATCAACCTCAACAACATTAGAACCATTTTGGAAATCATCAGCATCATACATTCCTAAAGCAACTGTAGCAAAATCACTGCCTTTATCATCATCACTATCGTCCTTGTCAACAACatcaacatcatcatcatcatcatcatcaatgtCACTGTCAAAATCAACCATTTCAGGGCAATTATCACACACATCAAGAACCCCGTCCAACACACATACACAACTTTCAACAGCGTTATCTGCTACTTTAAATTCTTCTATTGTTTTGTCATCAATATCTTCATTAACATCCTCCTCATTGTCATCAACATCATCCTCACTGTCATCTATTTATTCTTTTGAACAAACTCAACCAGTGCCAACAACAGAGGCGCCCTGGTCACTGTCTTATCCTGAGATTATTGGAAGTAGTATAG AACACGCTGTGCATAATGTTTCTATTCATCTTGAGTTTATTAAAAGAAGGCGATATCGCAAGAAATcgatatcaaataatatcaacATTATATCAACACTACACGACAAG TTGTATACTGTCTTCAAACATCCCTCGGGTATACTTCAGGATTTAGCACTACGAATCATAGAAGC GGACCCGCTGTTTGTGTCACTCGTTCTGATATACAGTGTACCGAAGCTGTTGATACAAATGAAAACCGACGACGATTTTCGACTCATCAAATTTATCAACGACACCGCCATCAATGAACTGTCGAAAGACACTCTAACTTTTGGTGAATGGACACTGAATTGCAATAAATTATCCCAATTTCGAACTATGAAAGCGTTTT ATGCTCAAGAAATTACCTCCCCTTGTACGCTAGTTGTCGGAGTTTGCGGCAAAAATTCTTCTTGTGCCACAGATACAACCACGAAATTTGGCATTACGTGTGTCAAATCAAACTCCACCGACACAGCCTCAGTGCAGTCAACGGTCAAATCAAACTCCACCGACACAGCCTCAGTGCAGTCAACAGTCAAATCAAACTCCACCGACACAGCCTCAGTGCAGTCAACGGTCAAATCAAACTCCACCGACACAGCCTCAGTGCAGTCAACAGTCAAATCAAACTCCACCGACACAGCCTCAGTGCAGTCAACGGTCAAATCAAACTCCACCGACACAGCCTCAGTGCAGTCAACAGTCAAATCAAACTCCACCGACACAGCCTCAGTGCAGTCAACGGTCAAATCAAACTCCACCGACACAGCCTCAGTGCAGTCAACAGGCAG GACAGACGGCCTGACTCCGGTGATAGTTGGAGGCTCTGCTTCAGCTGTTGTTCTCCTCCTGATGATCGTCGTCCTTGTCATCTGCCGTGGGTGTCCAAGACGATCTCTCCCTGTGACT CAACATCGGCCGTTCAATGACATTCTGCTACAGAGTCGGTACATCGGTGACAAGAACGTACAGTTCACGGCTTTCTCGTCCAGAGATGTGAAAACCAACAGGAAGCGGAAGAAGGCCATAAGCGTGTCACTTCCGACGAAATCAATCAAGTCCCCGTATTTG AATGGATTAATAGTAGAAAAATTGCAGCAGTTGGATTTCATTGAAGAcaagaaaacattaaaacagaGACTCCGGATCAAGTATCGGTCACGACGTAGTAACTCTCTGTAA